From a single Fusarium fujikuroi IMI 58289 draft genome, chromosome FFUJ_chr03 genomic region:
- a CDS encoding related to purine nucleotide binding protein translates to MTTSVEIASAPTVDTPGTCLFVHSDKRSYLFGRPEEGTQRAFQSRRLGMGATEQVFLSGSVSWELVGGLFGYVLTVGGALEASREQTALINEERKSKGQKLTKQAAFETIHIHGGENLNHTLAACRPVILRQPISVRTHEHRENPRLEKIESIEPDWKDDVLRVWKIPIQRDRSSSPKKRRRSSAIVGDQDEPQFKEWSPLSDPEYATTLVEKVMFNGRLKGNGMLIPVKLSEVKPKDTTVFTRQNGEAVLYKGPRPGDGSKLANPDQIVWVFPEKEAQIDRSGDILNVTHRPLPPTIYSQSSMCYIVKCLDRRGKFNPQKAKELGVHVTDFKHLTAGNTIVTKDGVTVTPEQVLGETQPGQGFILADIESRDLIDSFMERPEWSNSELMSHVAIMYWILGPGMADDARIQKFMDEHPTMKHFFCAQDTCPNMISLAGPGQLQTKLRRVDPERFTLLKYDNDVKGVMPNGPQVESGRTGNKISLMPRLKFGEGEIAPFPNLIEAAQSVSNEILELARKAREETSDPEFLRKLEEDEQDIPSRDAEIIPLGTGSSIPGKYRNVSSTLIRVPGIGNYLLDVGEGTLGQIRRLFGEEETGNILRDLRCIVISHLHADHHLGTPNLIKAWYEHTIEDTNAKLAVSCISRYKALLEEVSQVEDIGFHRLHFPHCSSTKPDKFNSGPFMIENGDFGLRAIKRIPVPHCWLSYGTELELTSGLRIAYSGDCRPSNEFARECEGAHLLVHECTFDDDMLAHAKKKGHSTMGEALEIARKMKARRTLLTHFSQRYVKADSLRRDERGQAGETLMALDLMSVKLGDFKKAAAFQPAIAMLMADASDK, encoded by the coding sequence ATGACGACTTCAGTTGAGATCGCTTCGGCGCCCACCGTGGACACTCCCGGAACTTGTCTCTTTGTCCACAGCGATAAACGGTCTTATCTGTTTGGACGACCCGAAGAAGGGACTCAGCGCGCTTTTCAGAGCAGAAGACTGGGAATGGGAGCAACAGAACAGGTCTTTCTGAGTGGCAGTGTCTCGTGGGAGTTGGTTGGAGGTCTCTTCGGCTATGTTCTCACAGTTGGTGGCGCACTAGAGGCGAGCAGAGAACAGACAGCTTTGATCAATGAGGAAAGGAAGAGCAAGGGCCAAAAGTTGACGAAGCAAGCTGCTTTCGAAACCATTCACATCCATGGTGGCGAGAATCTAAACCACACTCTCGCCGCATGCCGTCCCGTTATCTTACGACAACCGATTTCCGTGCGCACGCATGAGCATAGAGAAAACCCTCGGCTTGAGAAAATCGAGAGCATAGAACCCGACTGGAAAGACGACGTGCTTCGCGTGTGGAAGATTCCGATTCAACGAGATCGCTCCAGCAGCCCAAAGAAGCGTCGCAGGTCGAGCGCCATTGTTGGAGACCAAGACGAACCACAGTTCAAAGAATGGTCACCACTTTCGGACCCTGAATATGCGACCACTCTCGTCGAGAAAGTCATGTTCAATGGACGACTCAAAGGAAACGGCATGCTCATCCCCGTCAAGCTGAGCGAGGTCAAGCCCAAGGATACTACTGTCTTTACACGTCAAAATGGCGAAGCAGTGCTTTACAAGGGTCCTAGACCTGGTGACGGGTCAAAATTGGCAAACCCGGATCAAATTGTTTGGGTGTTCCCCGAGAAGGAGGCTCAAATAGATCGCAGCGGGGATATTCTCAACGTGACACATCGGCCACTGCCCCCAACTATCTACAGCCAAAGCTCTATGTGCTATATCGTCAAATGCCTTGATCGCCGCGGAAAATTCAACCCtcagaaggccaaggagcttggagTACATGTCACTGACTTCAAGCATTTGACTGCGGGCAATACTATAGTAACAAAAGATGGCGTTACTGTAACTCCTGAACAGGTCCTTGGCGAGACTCAGCCCGGTCAAGGATTCATCCTCGCTGACATCGAATCTCGCGACCTCATTGACTCATTCATGGAGCGACCTGAATGGTCTAACTCCGAATTGATGTCTCATGTGGCTATTATGTATTGGATTCTCGGCCCTGGAATGGCAGATGATGCTAGAATCCAGAAGTTTATGGACGAGCATCCCACGATGAAGCATTTCTTCTGTGCTCAAGACACATGCCCCAATATGATCTCTCTGGCTGGGCCTGGGCAGCTACAGACCAAGCTACGGAGGGTCGACCCTGAGAGATTTACTCTCCTCAAATACGATAACGATGTCAAGGGAGTCATGCCAAACGGACCACAAGTTGAGTCTGGCCGGACAGGAAACAAAATTTCGCTAATGCCCCGACTCAAATTCGGCGAGGGCGAGATCGCCCCGTTCCCTAATCTCATAGAGGCAGCTCAGTCTGTCAGCAATGAGATTCTCGAGCTAGCAAGAAAGGCTCGTGAAGAGACTTCTGATCCTGAGTTTCTACGAAAattggaagaggatgaacaAGATATTCCCAGCCGCGATGCTGAAATCATCCCCCTTGGAACTGGCTCTTCAATCCCCGGCAAATATCGTAACGTTTCGTCAACACTGATTCGGGTACCTGGTATTGGAAACTATCTTCTCGATGTTGGTGAGGGTACTTTGGGTCAAATCCGACGGCTCTTTGGAGAGGAGGAAACTGGAAATATTCTCCGAGATCTCAGGTGCATTGTCATCAGCCATCTTCACGCTGATCATCACCTCGGTACCCCCAATCTGATCAAAGCCTGGTATGAACACACCATTGAAGACACCAATGCCAAGCTAGCTGTATCTTGTATATCAAGATACAAGGCGCTCTTGGAAGAGGTCTCTCAAGTCGAGGATATTGGTTTCCACAGACTCCATTTCCCCCATTGCAGCAGCACCAAGCCTGATAAGTTCAACAGCGGTCCTTTCATGATCGAGAACGGAGACTTCGGGCTTCGCGCTATCAAGCGCATTCCAGTTCCTCACTGCTGGCTCTCCTATGGGACAGAACTCGAGCTTACATCCGGTCTCCGCATCGCATACTCAGGTGACTGCCGTCCTTCAAACGAGTTCGCTCGGGAGTGCGAAGGCGCCCACCTCCTTGTTCACGAGTGCACGTTCGACGATGACATGCTGGCTCACGCTAAGAAGAAGGGCCACTCTACGATGGGCGAGGCACTAGAGATTGCACGCAAGATGAAGGCTCGAAGAACGCTGCTCACGCATTTCTCGCAACGTTATGTCAAGGCCGATTCGTTGAGGAGAGACGAGAGGGGTCAGGCTGGTGAGACACTCATGGCTCTTGACCTCATGAGTGTTAAGCTGGGCGATTTCAAGAAGGCGGCTGCTTTCCAGCCTGCAATTGCTATGCTCATGGCGGATGCGAGTGACAAATAA
- a CDS encoding related to 3`,5`-cyclic-nucleotide phosphodiesterase, whose translation MGAEVKPALQVIVLGSGGGPQESNTTAFLVRSVAQKWHRGSIVAVDAGVHLSAITRIMEESIPSPPPPPPFTLTTGPFAGLELPYSSPSANASHITRSLVDTYLITHPHLDHISGFVVNTAGFPGTRPKKLAALPSTIQAFKNHIFNNVIWPNLSDENNGAGLVTYMRLVEGGSPTLGDGESRGYIEVADGLLIKVWSVSHGHCLEKHSHRGSTSSASTRFSSHDASMPQGPIARSASYYPGSISLHRGSLMIPQNSFSPVTTTSEQEQICVYNSSAYFIQDPTTHREVLIFGDVEPDSISLSPRNLHIWQQAAPKIASGNLKAIFIECSYDESQAEDRLYGHLKPRYVIEELRALAHEVEVERKSHYSEPKKRKRMGSTTDETPRRNPSIANLTSEDPVSPRTIKASTPDYVHPGIETPPTPHLASPTAELTLNPSDSFTSVPKIKRPLEGLKVVIIHVKDRLDDGPNVGNTILKQLHNFESETESPLGCEFIISHSGQSIYL comes from the exons ATGGGAGCCGAAGTCAAGCCTGCTTTGCAGGTGATTGTATTG GGCTCAGGAGGTGGTCCTCAAGAATCAAACACCACTGCTTTTCTAGTCCGTTCTGTTGCCCAAAAATGGCATCGTGGCTCTATCGTCGCCGTTGATGCTGGCGTCCATCTCTCTGCCATCACACGTATCATGGAAGAATCGATACCTTCTCCGCCACCCCCTCCTCCCTTCACACTCACCACTGGCCCCTTTGCAGGTCTTGAGTTACCTTACTCGTCACCTTCTGCCAATGCATCTCACATCACTCGCTCTCTCGTCGACACATATCTCATCacccatcctcatcttgatcACATCTCGGGCTTTGTAGTCAATACTGCTGGCTTCCCAGGCACAAGGCCGAAGAAACTGGCTGCTCTACCAAGCACAATCCAAGCTTTCAAGAATCACATTTTCAATAATGTGATATGGCCAAACCTGAGTGATGAGAACAACGGAGCTGGCCTGGTGACTTACATGCGATTGGTTGAAGGTGGTAGTCCGACACTCGGCGACGGTGAAAGTAGGGGTTACATCGAAGTTGCAGACGGACTCCTTATCAAGGTTTGGAGCGTAAGCCATGGGCATTGCCTCGAGAAGCATAGCCACAGGGGGTCGACATCAAGTGCATCTACTCGCTTCAGCAGCCATGATGCGTCTATGCCACAGGGCCCCATCGCGCGCTCAGCATCTTACTACCCGGGATCTATCTCCCTACATCGAGGGTCACTCATGATCCCTCAAAACAGCTTCAGCCCTGTAACGACTACATCGGAACAGGAGCAAATTTGCGTCTACAATTCAAGCGCCTACTTCATCCAGGACCCTACCACCCACCGCGAAGTCCTGATTTTCGGAGACGTTGAGCCCGATAGTATATCGCTAAGCCCGCGGAATCTGCATATTTGGCAACAAGCTGCCCCAAAGATCGCCTCTGGTAACCTCAAGGCAATCTTCATTGAGTGCAGCTACGACGAGTCGCAGGCCGAGGATCGTCTGTACGGGCACCTGAAACCCCGTTATGTCATTGAGGAGCTGCGTGCACTGGCTCATGAGGTCGAAGTCGAACGCAAGTCGCATTATTCCGAGCCtaagaagcgcaagcgcaTGGGCAGCACGACTGACGAGACTCCACGACGAAATCCCTCTATTGCGAATCTCACCTCTGAAGACCCCGTGTCCCCCAGGACCATCAAGGCTTCGACACCGGACTACGTTCACCCTGGTATCGAAACACCTCCTACACCGCACCTCGCTTCGCCGACGGCTGAGTTGACCCTCAACCCATCTGATTCCTTCACATCTGTGCCCAAGATAAAACGGCCCCTCGAAGGTCTCAAGgttgtcatcatccatgtcAAGGATCGCCTGGATGATGGACCTAATGTTGGAAACACTATTCTGAAACAACTGCACAATTTTGAGAGCGAAACTGAGTCACCCCTGGGATGCGAATTTATCATCTCTCATTCTGGTCAGAGCATCTATCTCTGA
- a CDS encoding acyl CoA ligase-like protein — protein sequence MAEVNPELQERLEELDRELEEGDITQKGQKRRTQLFSQFLGSPPPQVAALAEPQSGLRIHSPDDSAHPSGDGHRAAAYASLGASSGPIPDTPDSPIYRPHSGYAPSSESPRPPPEQAPASLLRPGGPMAAGSTAAHRDSLFFSPSHVVEPETRTGTMRSGDYAFRPEQQGAYPDQQYQQQQQYQQPPQQQPDGRTTTLLDSQGYFSDFAGQQHYDQGQTIEYGGPQQRYSSSDAFSPTAAMAPPMLTTNDLPPPEALEYQLPLDPREVPFAIQDPHDDSTPMSKFDNIAAVLRHRGRTIAKKPAYWVLDSKGKEIASITWDKLASRAEKVAQVIRDKSSLYRGDRVALIYRDSEVIDFAIALLGCFIAGVVAVPINDLQDYQRLNHILTTTQAHLALTTDNNLKAFQRDITTQKLTWPKGVEWWKTNEFGSYHPKKKDDVPPLVVPDLAYIEFSRAPTGDLRGVVLSHRTIMHQMACLSAIISTIPGNGPGDTFNPSLRDKNGRLIGGGASSEILVSYLDPRQGIGMILSVLLTVYGGHTTVWFDNKAVDVPGLYAHLLTKYKSTIMIADYPGLKRAAYNYQQEPLITRNFKKGMEPNFQMIKLCLIDTLTVDSQFHEVLADRWLRPLRNPRAREVVAPMLCLPEHGGMVISVRDWLGGEERMGCPLKLDLEDETDSDGEEKEETEKPTISNGFGSLLSGGGTTTTEERAKNELGEVLLDREALKTNEVVVVAIGNEARKRVTEDPRLVRVGAFGYPIPDATLCVVDPETGLLASPHSVGEIWVDSPSLSGGFWAQPKNTELIFHARPYKFDPGDPTPQPVEPEFLRTGLLGTVIEGKIFVLGLYEDRIRQKVEWVEHGHELAEYRYFFVQHIVVSIVKNVPKIYDCSAFDVFVNDEHLPVVVLESAAASTAPLTSGGPPRQPDTALLESLAERCMEVLIAEHHLRLYCVMITAPNTLPRVVKNGRREIGNMLCRREFDLGNLPCVHVKFGVEHAVLNLPIGVDPMGGIWSPLASDSRAEFLLPADKQYSGVDRREVVIDDRTSTPLNNFSCISDLVQWRVARQPEELAYCTIDGRGREGKGVTWKKFDTKVASVAMYLKNKVKVRPGDHIILMYTHSEEFVFAIHACICLGAIIIPIAPLDQNRLNEDVPAFLHIVADYNVKAVLVNSEVDHLIKVKPVASHIKQSAQVLKITSPAVYNTTKPPKQSSGLRDLRFTIDPAWIRPGYPVIVWTYWTPDQRRISVQLGHDTIMGMCKVQKETCQMTSSRPVLGCVRSSTGLGFIHTALMGIYIGTPTYLLSPVEFAANPMSLFVTLSRYKIKDTYATPQMLDHAMAAMQAKGFTLHELKNMMITAESRPRVDVFQKVRLHFAGAGLDRTAINTVYSHVLNPMVASRSYMCIEPIELWLDTQALRRGLVIPVDPESDPLALLVQDSGMVPVSTQIAIINPESRVHCLDGEYGEIWVDSEACVKSFYGSKDAFDAERFDGRAVDGDPNIQYIRTGDLGFLHNVSRPIGPNGALVDMQVLFVLGNIGETFEINGLSHFPMDIENSVERCHRNIVQNGCAVFQAGGLIVVLVEVNRKPYLASIVPVIVNAILNEHQIIVDIVAFVNKGDFPRSRLGEKQRGKILGGWVSRKLRTLAQFSIRDMDAESTAGDVMDQARASMVSVRSGGGAAPGSSSLRNVEPAPQILEQEEYDQATPRHDYEPTQTMVSELPDQETPTGFQHAQFEHPPQSAGSGPPTQLNLSHQPDQGFDIPDFSRYSGAEQGQGPVHRRPVPGHAPPPEPISGNGQAPPQIRLPGVDGREEVSFWQQQNKGEKSEEDWTAEAIMHMNLAGDMNPR from the exons ATGGCTGAAGTCAAtccagagcttcaagagcgCCTTGAAGAGTTGGATCGCGAGCTTGAG GAAGGCGATATTACACAGAAGGGGCAA AAGCGACGAACTCAGCTCTTCTCTCAATTCCTCGGTTCCCCTCCACCTCAAGTTGCTGCTCTCGCCGAACCTCAGTCTGGTCTACGCATACACTCTCCTGATGACTCGGCCCATCCTTCAGGCGATGGTCACCGCGCCGCTGCATATGCCTCTCTCGGTGCCAGCAGCGGCCCGATCCCCGATACACCAGACTCACCTATATACCGTCCACATTCTGGCTATGCCCCGTCCTCAGAATCACCGAGACCTCCGCCGGAGCAGGCACCGGCCTCGCTTTTGCGACCGGGAGGCCCCATGGCTGCGGGATCAACGGCTGCCCACCGAgactccctcttcttctccccctCGCACGTCGTTGAGCCTGAAACCCGAACAGGTACCATGAGATCGGGGGACTATGCTTTCAGACCAGAGCAGCAAGGCGCATACCCTGATCAGCagtatcagcagcagcaacagtaTCAACAACcgccgcagcagcagcctgacGGACGAACCACCACGCTACTCGATTCGCAAGGATATTTCTCGGACTTTGCGGGACAGCAGCATTATGATCAGGGCCAAACTATCGAGTACGGAGGACCTCAGCAGCGATACTCTTCCAGCGATGCCTTTTCTCCTACTGCCGCCATGGCGCCGCCAATGCTCACAACCAACGATCTCCCGCCTCCCGAGGCCCTCGAATACCAACTACCACTAGATCCCCGCGAGGTTCCCTTCGCCATTCAAGATCCCCATGACGATTCAACGCCAATGTCAAAGTTCGATAACATCGCAGCTGTTCTTCGACATAGAGGCCGAACGATCGCCAAGAAACCAGCATATTGGGTGTTGGAcagcaagggcaaggagatTGCATCAATTACGTGGGACAAACTGGCGTCCAGAGCCGAGAAGGTGGCACAAGTTATCAGAGACAAGAGCTCTCTATACCGTGGCGATCGAGTTGCGCTTATATATCGCGATTCTGAAGTCATTGACTTTGCAATTGCCTTACTGGGATGCTTCATCGCCGGAGTTGTTGCTGTACCCATCAACGACTTGCAGGACTACCAACGCTTGAATCACATTCTTACCACAACACAAGCCCATCTGGCCCTTACCACCGACAACAACCTCAAAGCCTTCCAGCGAGATATCACAACTCAGAAGTTGACATGGCCAAAGGGTGTCGAATGGTGGAAGACGAACGAGTTCGGCAGTTATCACCCtaagaagaaagatgacGTCCCGCCCTTGGTCGTTCCTGATCTGGCTTATATCGAGTTTTCGAGAGCACCAACCGGAGATTTGAGAGGCGTTGTTCTCAGCCACCGAACCATAATGCATCAAATGGCTTGTCTTAGCGCCATTATCTCTACAATTCCAGGCAACGGTCCAGGGGATACCTTCAATCCGTCTCTGCGGGATAAGAACGGCCGACTGATTGGTGGTGGCGCAAGTAGCGAGATCCTGGTCTCGTACCTTGACCCTCGTCAGGGCATTGGCATGATCCTGAGCGTGCTGCTGACGGTGTATGGTGGCCACACTACTGTTTGGTTCGACAACAAAGCTGTTGATGTTCCTGGACTCTACGCCCATCTCCTTACAAAGTACAAATCGACCATCATGATCGCAGATTACCCTGGTCTCAAACGAGCCGCTTATAATTACCAGCAAGAGCCATTGATAACCCGAAATTTCAAGAAGGGGATGGAACCAAACTTCCAGATGATCAAACTCTGTTTGATCGATACTCTGACAGTAGACAGCCAGTTTCACGAAGTTCTAGCTGATCGATGGCTCCGACCTTTAAGAAACCCTCGTGCTCGCGAGGTTGTTGCTCCTATGCTCTGTCTGCCTGAGCATGGAGGTATGGTTATTAGTGTGCGTGATTGGTTGGGAGGGGAAGAACGCATGGGCTGTCCCTTGAAGCTCGATTTAGAAGACGAAACAGATTCAGATggcgaagagaaggaagaaaccGAGAAGCCTACAATTTCCAATGGCTTTGGCAGCCTTCTGAGTGGCGGAGGCACCACCACAACGGAAGAAAGAGCAAAGAACGAGCTTGGAGAGGTTCTTTTGGACCGCGAGGCTCTAAAAACGAATGAAGTCGTGGTTGTGGCCATTGGAAACGAGGCCCGGAAGAGGGTGACGGAAGATCCAAGATTGGTTCGAGTTGGTGCCTTTGGATATCCAATACCAGATGCCACACTCTGTGTGGTAGATCCTGAAACAGGTCTACTGGCTTCACCCCACTCTGTGGGTGAGATCTGGGTAGACTCTCCCTCTCTATCTGGTGGTTTCTGGGCACAGCCAAAGAACACTGAGCTCATTTTCCACGCCCGCCCTTACAAGTTCGACCCAGGTGACCCGACGCCCCAGCCTGTGGAGCCCGAGTTCCTTCGAACGGGTCTGTTGGGTACCGTTATTGAGGGTAAAATCTTTGTTCTAGGCCTCTACGAAGACCGCATTCGACAGAAGGTTGAGTGGGTTGAGCATGGGCACGAACTGGCCGAGTACCGCTATTTCTTTGTTCAACATATCGTGGTGAGCATAGTCAAGAATGTTCCAAAGATCTATGACTGTTCAGCATTTGACGTCTTTGTCAACGATGAACACCTGCCAGTTGTGGTGTTGGAATCGGCAGCCGCCTCAACGGCACCGTTGACCTCTGGAGGGCCTCCACGACAACCGGATACTGCCCTCCTGGAGTCGTTGGCCGAGCGTTGTATGGAGGTTCTTATTGCAGAGCATCATCTTAGACTGTACTGCGTTATGATCACAGCACCGAATACGTTGCCACGTGTTGTCAAGAATGGGCGACGCGAAATTGGAAACATGCTCTGTCGCCGAGAATTTGATCTCGGCAACCTTCCCTGCGTGCACGTCAAGTTTGGCGTGGAACATGCAGTTCTTAACCTTCCTATTGGTGTGGACCCCATGGGTGGTATTTGGTCACCGTTGGCCTCAGACTCGCGTGCCGAGTTTCTGTTGCCAGCAGACAAGCAATACTCGGGTGTCGATAGAAGAGAAGTGGTTATTGACGACCGGACATCTACTCCATTGAACAACTTCTCCTGCATCTCCGACCTTGTTCAATGGCGTGTCGCCCGCCAGCCAGAAGAATTGGCCTACTGCACAATTGACGGCAGAGGTCGAGAAGGTAAGGGTGTTACATGGAAGAAGTTCGACACCAAAGTTGCCTCCGTTGCTATGTATctgaagaacaaggtcaaggtgagACCTGGTGACCACATCATCCTTATGTATACGCATTCAGAGGAGTTTGTTTTTGCCATCCATGCGTGTATCTGCTTGGGAGCCATCATAATCCCCATTGCGCCCCTCGACCAGAACCGACTGAATGAGGATGTTCCTGCTTTCCTCCATATCGTGGCGGATTACAACGTCAAGGCTGTGTTGGTCAATTCCGAGGTGGACCATCttatcaaggtcaagcctgTGGCCAGTCATATCAAGCAATCAGCGCAGGTTCTGAAGATTACCAGTCCTGCGGTCTACAACACGACCAAGCCACCGAAGCAGAGCAGTGGACTAAGGGATTTGAGATTCACCATTGACCCAGCCTGGATTCGACCGGGCTATCCTGTTATTGTTTGGACATACTGGACCCCCGACCAACGACGTATTTCTGTTCAGCTTGGCCATGACACAATCATGGGCATGTGCAAGGTCCAGAAGGAAACCTGCCAAATGACTAGTTCAAGACCTGTGCTCGGATGTGTACGAAGCTCGACTGGTCTCGGTTTCATCCATACAGCTTTGATGGGCATTTACATCGGAACGCCCACCTACCTCCTATCACCAGTGGAATTCGCAGCTAATCCCATGTCTCTCTTTGTCACATTGTCCAGATATAAGATTAAGGATACTTATGCGACGCCGCAGATGCTTGACCATGCCATGGCTGCCATGCAAGCCAAGGGTTTTACGCTGCACGAACTCAAGAACATGATGATCACTGCGGAGAGCCGACCAAGAGTTGATGTCTTCCAAAAGGTCAGGCTTCACTTCGCTGGAGCTGGTCTGGACAGAACCGCTATCAACACAGTGTATTCGCACGTCCTGAACCCCATGGTTGCCTCGCGATCTTACATGTGCATTGAGCCTATCGAACTGTGGCTTGATACACAAGCCCTTCGCCGTGGCTTGGTTATTCCCGTAGACCCTGAATCAGATCCTCTTGCCTTGCTGGTACAGGACAGTGGTATGGTTCCTGTGTCGACACAaatcgccatcatcaaccctGAGAGCAGAGTCCACTGTCTCGATGGCGAGTATGGTGAGATCTGGGTTGACTCTGAAGCTTGTGTCAAGTCCTTCTACGGTTCCAAGGATGCTTTCGATGCTGAGCGTTTTGATGGCCGCGCTGTTGATGGAGACCCAAACATTCAGTACATCAGAACAGGTGACTTGGGATTCCTTCACAATGTTAGCCGACCCATTGGCCCCAACGGCGCTCTGGTGGATATGCAGGTTCTGTTTGTTCTTGGAAATATTGGTGAAACTTTCGAGATCAACGGTCTGAGCCATTTCCCTATGGATATCGAAAACTCTGTCGAGCGATGCCACAGAAATATTGTACAGAATGGCTG TGCTGTGTTCCAAGCTGGTGGTCTGATAGTCGTTCTCGTTGAAGTCAACCGCAAGCCGTACTTGGCATCAATCGTCCCTGTCATCGTTAATGCGATCCTGAACGAGCATCAGATCATTGTTGATATTGTCGCATTTGTAAACAAGGGAGACTTCCCAAGATCTCGACTAGGAGAGAAGCAGCGTGGCAAGATTCTCGGTGGTTGGGTCAGCCGAAAGCTTAGAACCCTAGCACAGTTCTCCATCCGCGATATGGATGCTGAATCTACTGCAGGTGACGTTATGGACCAGGCTAGGGCTTCCATGGTCAGCGTACGAAGCGGAGGCGGTGCAGCACCAGGATCTTCCAGCTTGAGAAATGTCGAGCCAGCTCCTCAGATCTTGGAGCAGGAGGAATATGATCAGGCAACTCCTCGTCATGACTATGAGCCAACACAGACAATGGTCTCTGAGCTTCCAGATCAAGAGACACCGACAGGGTTCCAGCACGCACAGTTTGAGCACCCACCTCAATCTGCAGGCTCTGGACCACCGACACAGCTGAATCTTTCTCACCAGCCTGACCAAGGATTCGACATCCCTGACTTTTCACGGTATAGTGGTGCCGAGCAAGGGCAGGGCCCTGTTCACAGACGTCCCGTTCCTGGTCACGCACCACCTCCTGAGCCCATCTCAGGGAACGGTCAAGCGCCGCCCCAGATCCGGCTACCAGGCGTGGACGGACGTGAAGAGGTGAGCttttggcagcagcagaacaAGGGAGAGAAAAGCGAGGAGGACTGGACAGCTGAAGCCATCATGCATATGAATCTGGCAGGTGATATGAACCCTCGATGA